One genomic window of Cetobacterium sp. ZOR0034 includes the following:
- a CDS encoding RluA family pseudouridine synthase — protein MNFKVVEKNELMKFLIEKLTKQSKNNIKTLLSKEQIMVNGKVERQFNLILNPGDEVTVSWEKNRNDKTPKGIKILFEDSDIVVIEKECGLLSIATEKKSNENTAYKLLMDYIKSKNKRERIFIVHRLDKDTSGVMIFAKSEDVKNKLQENWNDLVLEREYAVIVEGVVKEKKGQIKSYLKENKAFTTYSVKDDKTGGKLAITNYKVEKTKGKYTYLKAALETGRKNQIRVHMSDIGHPVVGDKKYGAQTNILKRLGLHAHTLRIQHPVTNKKMSFVSPTPKEFIRIIGE, from the coding sequence AAGAACAATATAAAAACACTTTTATCAAAAGAGCAGATAATGGTAAATGGTAAAGTAGAAAGACAATTTAATTTAATTTTAAATCCAGGAGATGAAGTTACAGTAAGTTGGGAAAAAAATAGAAATGATAAAACACCAAAAGGAATAAAAATTTTATTTGAAGATTCAGATATTGTAGTGATAGAAAAGGAATGTGGTTTATTATCAATTGCAACAGAAAAGAAAAGCAATGAAAATACAGCTTATAAATTGCTGATGGATTATATAAAATCTAAAAATAAAAGAGAAAGAATTTTTATAGTGCATAGATTAGATAAAGATACGTCAGGAGTTATGATTTTTGCAAAATCAGAAGATGTAAAAAATAAACTTCAAGAAAATTGGAATGATTTAGTTTTAGAAAGAGAGTATGCAGTTATAGTTGAGGGAGTTGTAAAAGAGAAAAAAGGGCAGATAAAATCATATTTGAAAGAAAATAAAGCATTTACAACATACTCTGTGAAAGATGATAAAACAGGTGGAAAATTAGCTATAACAAATTATAAGGTTGAAAAAACAAAAGGTAAATATACATATTTGAAAGCGGCTCTTGAAACTGGAAGAAAAAATCAAATAAGAGTTCATATGAGCGATATTGGTCATCCTGTAGTTGGAGATAAAAAATATGGTGCGCAAACAAACATTTTAAAAAGATTGGGATTACACGCACATACACTAAGAATTCAACATCCAGTAACAAATAAAAAAATGAGTTTTGTATCACCTACACCAAAGGAGTTTATAAGAATAATAGGAGAGTAA
- a CDS encoding NUDIX hydrolase, whose amino-acid sequence MKLNDLKFLKVKIEKHPTRDIQLEFLEKPNAIAALILNSKEDKVLLVEQYRPGVNGKLLEIPAGIIENNEDPKETLKREIREETGYEIDSFELLYTPEKPLILSPGYTSEELYVYIIKLKSEEEKVYEKQLDEGEDLECYWYNLKDIVKATNDFKTHYVLSLYKNLKETK is encoded by the coding sequence ATGAAATTAAATGACTTGAAATTTTTAAAAGTGAAAATTGAGAAACATCCAACAAGAGATATTCAACTTGAATTTTTAGAAAAACCAAATGCAATTGCAGCTTTAATTTTAAACTCAAAAGAAGATAAAGTTTTATTAGTAGAACAATATCGTCCAGGAGTAAATGGAAAATTATTAGAAATTCCAGCAGGAATAATTGAAAATAATGAAGATCCAAAAGAAACATTAAAAAGAGAAATAAGAGAAGAGACTGGATATGAAATTGATAGTTTTGAACTATTATATACTCCAGAAAAACCATTGATTTTATCACCTGGATATACTTCTGAAGAGTTATATGTTTACATAATAAAGCTAAAATCAGAAGAGGAAAAAGTTTATGAAAAACAACTTGATGAAGGTGAAGATTTAGAGTGTTATTGGTATAATTTAAAAGATATAGTGAAAGCAACTAATGATTTTAAAACACATTATGTTTTATCATTATATAAGAATTTGAAAGAAACGAAGTGA
- a CDS encoding PLP-dependent aminotransferase family protein — MDKLFKNFKIDNNKFIYIPLYTFLKEKIENKEIVKKLPSIRKVSNFLNISSNTVAKSYSELEKINYIKSSKGSGFFINSNFLFGKEEKTSNLENDDLYSNNHSLKIDFINSTPNFSFLPVSDIKYAINFILDRDKEMALINEGPLGNLELREAINLSLQSLNIFTLTDNIHILSGAQQGIDLISKTLAFSKDIIVVESPTYLGAVKSFKSQDLTIETIDLEKDGLNISQLEKILLKRKIKFIYLMANFQTPTGINLSLEKRKKLLLLAEKFDFFIIEDDSSSDLYYSDLPPLPLKSLDQNDRVIYIKSFSKIFMPGFRLGFIIVPKILLSSFLNNKFLSDINTSTLYQKSYAFLLNSGLIDKHMNSCRKKLKIIQESIIKELSQIPNIKYYPPSGGCSIWIELPENISSKSIYNKLLIDKVGIVPGLDYEMDNFIKLNFSRIEKRDISNGISLLKNAIKFFENLNIEE; from the coding sequence ATGGATAAACTATTTAAAAATTTTAAAATTGATAATAATAAATTTATATATATTCCTTTGTATACTTTTTTAAAAGAAAAAATTGAAAATAAAGAGATTGTAAAAAAATTGCCTTCAATTAGAAAAGTTTCAAACTTTTTAAATATTAGTTCTAATACCGTTGCCAAATCATATTCTGAACTAGAAAAAATAAACTATATAAAAAGTTCTAAAGGAAGTGGATTCTTTATTAATTCAAATTTTTTATTCGGAAAAGAAGAGAAAACTTCAAATCTTGAAAATGATGATTTATATAGTAATAACCATTCTCTTAAAATCGATTTTATTAACTCCACCCCTAACTTTAGCTTTCTTCCTGTTTCAGATATTAAATATGCCATTAATTTTATTTTAGATAGAGACAAAGAAATGGCTTTAATCAATGAAGGACCATTAGGAAATTTAGAGTTAAGAGAAGCTATTAATTTATCATTACAAAGTTTAAATATCTTCACACTAACTGATAATATTCATATTTTATCTGGAGCTCAACAAGGTATTGATCTAATTTCTAAAACTTTAGCATTTTCTAAAGATATTATTGTTGTTGAATCTCCAACTTATTTAGGTGCAGTAAAATCCTTTAAATCTCAAGACCTTACTATTGAAACAATTGATTTAGAAAAAGATGGGCTTAATATTTCACAACTAGAAAAGATTTTATTAAAAAGAAAAATTAAATTTATATATTTAATGGCTAACTTTCAAACTCCCACAGGAATTAATTTATCATTAGAAAAACGAAAAAAACTACTTTTATTAGCAGAAAAATTCGACTTTTTCATAATAGAAGATGACTCTTCTTCTGACTTATATTATTCTGATTTACCTCCATTGCCATTAAAATCTTTAGATCAAAATGACCGTGTTATTTATATCAAAAGCTTTTCAAAAATTTTTATGCCTGGATTTAGATTAGGATTTATTATTGTTCCAAAAATTCTTTTATCATCTTTTTTAAATAACAAATTTTTGAGCGATATAAATACTTCAACTTTATATCAAAAATCTTATGCTTTTCTTTTAAATAGTGGTTTAATTGATAAACATATGAATTCTTGTCGAAAAAAATTAAAGATTATACAAGAATCCATTATTAAAGAGCTATCTCAAATTCCTAATATAAAATATTATCCACCTTCTGGAGGATGCTCAATTTGGATAGAACTTCCCGAAAATATCTCTTCAAAAAGTATATATAACAAATTATTAATTGATAAAGTAGGAATTGTCCCAGGATTAGATTACGAAATGGATAATTTTATAAAACTAAACTTTTCAAGAATTGAAAAAAGAGATATCTCGAATGGAATATCTCTTTTAAAAAATGCTATCAAATTTTTTGAAAATTTAAATATAGAGGAGTGA
- a CDS encoding ABC transporter substrate-binding protein — translation MKNFSKFFKIIFFIIISVVTFSNNSNETIKVALGYSARSYDPHRHTDSSTLAITKQIYNNLFILDDNGKIEGELIEKFEIEENILRLKVRENIYFQDGEELTAVIIKESLERNKAIPVTKVLVDPIESIEVIDRYNLQIKSSTNLNIVLHNFTHSSLAIVKNSRDGKLVGTGAFKLLDWGTGVKVILERNENYFKKKSEILKIEFVTIPEATNRYIALETNEVQIAYDIASIDVKALEKSKELRVINELSYGTDFLSINTEKAPLNDVNLRKAINFALDKESINEVIFENTSKVANSIIPPNTFGYSAKEDKIYNLEKAKEIVKNYELPIKIDLWIYEDTSKYQMAQIIQANLKEIGIEVEIKTLELSSFLQLSAMGQHNALIGLWYTSTGDADYGYYPLLHSTSKGGVGNRSFYENKEVDRLLEEARKEQNQSKRKEKYTSVQNIISEENPIIPIVYKTYTIGLNKKIKGFKFNPNGNHILENIHY, via the coding sequence ATGAAAAACTTTTCAAAATTTTTTAAAATTATTTTTTTTATAATAATTTCAGTGGTTACTTTTTCTAATAATAGTAATGAAACTATTAAAGTTGCTTTGGGATATAGTGCTAGATCTTACGATCCACATAGACATACAGATAGTTCAACATTAGCTATAACAAAACAAATTTATAACAATTTATTTATTCTTGATGATAACGGTAAAATTGAGGGTGAACTAATAGAGAAGTTTGAGATTGAAGAAAATATATTGAGATTGAAAGTAAGAGAAAATATCTATTTTCAAGATGGAGAAGAATTAACAGCTGTGATTATAAAAGAGAGCTTGGAAAGAAATAAAGCTATCCCTGTAACAAAAGTTTTAGTAGATCCAATTGAGAGTATAGAAGTTATTGATAGATACAATCTTCAAATAAAATCATCAACAAATTTGAATATAGTATTGCATAATTTTACGCATTCATCGTTAGCAATAGTAAAAAATAGCAGAGATGGAAAATTAGTAGGAACTGGAGCATTCAAATTATTAGATTGGGGAACTGGAGTTAAAGTTATTTTAGAAAGAAATGAAAATTATTTTAAAAAGAAATCTGAAATTTTAAAAATAGAGTTTGTAACAATACCAGAGGCCACAAATAGATATATTGCATTGGAAACAAATGAAGTACAAATAGCGTATGATATAGCTTCTATAGATGTGAAAGCTTTAGAAAAATCCAAGGAATTAAGAGTAATTAATGAATTATCTTACGGAACAGATTTTTTATCAATTAATACAGAAAAAGCACCTTTAAATGATGTTAATCTAAGAAAGGCGATTAATTTTGCTTTAGATAAAGAATCAATAAATGAAGTGATATTTGAAAATACATCAAAAGTGGCCAATTCTATAATTCCACCAAATACATTTGGATACTCAGCAAAAGAGGACAAAATATATAATTTAGAAAAAGCAAAAGAGATAGTGAAAAATTATGAATTGCCAATAAAAATTGATTTATGGATATATGAAGATACGAGTAAATATCAGATGGCTCAGATTATTCAGGCAAATCTGAAAGAGATTGGAATAGAGGTAGAGATAAAAACATTAGAACTATCATCTTTTTTACAACTATCAGCAATGGGACAGCACAATGCTCTGATAGGGTTATGGTATACAAGTACTGGAGATGCAGATTATGGATATTATCCATTACTTCATAGCACTTCAAAAGGTGGAGTGGGGAATAGAAGTTTTTATGAGAATAAAGAAGTAGATAGATTATTAGAAGAAGCCAGAAAAGAGCAAAATCAATCAAAAAGAAAAGAAAAGTATACATCTGTTCAAAATATAATTTCTGAAGAAAATCCAATTATACCGATAGTATATAAAACATATACAATAGGATTAAATAAAAAAATAAAAGGATTTAAATTCAATCCTAACGGGAATCATATATTAGAAAATATACATTATTAA
- a CDS encoding Cof-type HAD-IIB family hydrolase: MKSVALDLDGTLLNSKKEVSKENISILRELYKKGIEVFIVTGRSYSATEGVIKKLELPITAICYNGAKVVDSRNNEVIYEQPLSKDIVSILIKISRRNKVHLNLYQNEEWIVEDKNNWQTKYYRDNIDLDAVQKDFDTFDNLEMTKALFVDERVNLLEIEKEIKKALGDRVHLTYSQEKYLEVLNTNVNKGKTLQKILNDKGLGLESCIAFGDANNDKEMLMMVGCGVAMGNAEDELKNISKEVTDTNDNHGVYKFLIQRI, from the coding sequence ATGAAATCAGTAGCATTGGATTTAGATGGAACACTATTAAATTCTAAAAAAGAAGTGAGTAAAGAAAATATATCGATTTTAAGAGAGCTTTATAAAAAAGGAATAGAAGTTTTTATAGTGACAGGAAGGTCGTATAGTGCAACAGAAGGAGTTATAAAAAAATTAGAATTACCGATAACGGCTATTTGTTATAATGGGGCAAAGGTAGTAGATAGTAGAAATAATGAAGTAATTTATGAACAACCACTTTCAAAGGATATAGTAAGCATATTGATTAAAATATCTAGAAGAAATAAAGTACATTTAAATTTATATCAAAACGAAGAGTGGATAGTAGAAGATAAAAATAACTGGCAAACAAAATACTATAGAGATAATATAGACTTGGATGCTGTACAAAAAGATTTTGATACATTTGATAATCTTGAAATGACAAAGGCGCTTTTTGTAGATGAAAGAGTAAATCTTTTAGAAATAGAAAAAGAAATTAAAAAAGCATTAGGTGACAGAGTACATTTAACTTATTCACAAGAAAAATATTTAGAAGTTTTGAATACTAATGTGAATAAAGGAAAAACTTTGCAGAAAATATTAAATGACAAAGGATTAGGGCTAGAAAGTTGTATAGCGTTTGGCGATGCAAATAATGACAAAGAGATGCTTATGATGGTTGGATGTGGAGTTGCGATGGGAAATGCTGAAGATGAATTGAAAAATATTTCAAAAGAAGTTACTGATACCAATGATAATCACGGTGTGTATAAATTTTTAATACAAAGAATATAA
- a CDS encoding LacI family DNA-binding transcriptional regulator yields the protein MVTQEDLAKKLGITRTTVARALNGSKNIKLETKEKVLQLAKELGYEKNYLGSTLAIKEKKKIVAIIAKSINEEYSKKIKAGLKDFEDEVKAYGVKIKILEVDISDRVGQIEILKKNLDKKIHGLILTPLDTEEILKVILPSINELHVVSIGKELSSEITYIDSRYTKSGKIAANIMSNIAVKNGKILVIDGGDDLMSSKKYLKGFTTKLDEIQKSYIGPVKIESLLDNKERVLDYLSNDIEGIYINRYAPEIIEYLGEVKKDNYKFVTNGFNEKIRGLLESNKVIATVSEDFYNQGYTAGKRIFELLYKTDIKRSQRFQTKIDIIFRESLD from the coding sequence ATGGTAACTCAAGAAGATTTAGCTAAAAAATTGGGAATTACAAGAACTACTGTGGCTAGGGCACTCAATGGAAGTAAAAATATAAAGCTAGAAACAAAAGAGAAAGTGCTTCAATTAGCAAAAGAGTTAGGATATGAAAAAAATTATTTAGGAAGCACATTAGCAATAAAAGAAAAGAAAAAAATTGTTGCTATAATAGCTAAGTCAATTAACGAGGAGTATTCTAAAAAAATAAAAGCAGGCTTAAAAGATTTTGAAGATGAGGTCAAAGCTTATGGAGTAAAGATAAAAATTTTAGAAGTTGATATAAGCGACAGAGTCGGTCAAATTGAAATTCTAAAAAAAAATTTAGATAAAAAAATTCACGGATTAATATTAACTCCTTTAGATACTGAAGAGATATTAAAAGTGATTTTACCATCAATTAACGAACTACATGTTGTTTCTATTGGAAAGGAACTCTCAAGTGAGATAACATACATAGACTCGAGATATACAAAGTCGGGTAAAATAGCTGCAAATATAATGTCAAATATTGCGGTAAAAAATGGTAAGATTTTAGTAATTGATGGTGGAGATGATTTAATGTCTTCTAAAAAATATTTAAAAGGATTTACCACAAAATTAGACGAGATACAAAAAAGTTATATAGGACCTGTTAAAATAGAGAGTTTATTAGACAATAAAGAGAGAGTTTTAGATTATCTTTCGAATGATATAGAAGGAATATATATAAATCGATATGCGCCGGAAATTATCGAATACTTAGGGGAAGTAAAAAAAGATAATTATAAATTTGTAACAAATGGTTTTAATGAAAAAATACGGGGATTACTAGAAAGCAATAAGGTTATTGCAACAGTATCAGAAGATTTCTACAATCAAGGATATACAGCCGGAAAAAGAATTTTTGAATTATTATATAAAACAGATATAAAAAGATCTCAGAGGTTTCAAACTAAAATAGACATCATTTTTAGAGAGAGTTTAGATTAG
- a CDS encoding sialic acid TRAP transporter substrate-binding protein SiaP produces MKRVLKVAGLTLVFGMVAFGANEKVYKLKMGLVANTSSNEYKAAETFANHLKEKSNGQLIVELYPGAQLGDDRSMLEQLSAGVLDLGFAEISRFNIFFPEAQVYSLPYVIEDFDHMKRASFDTTFGKNLQKKIKDNLNIEILSQAYNGTRQTTSNRPINSLEDMKGLKLRVPRADSNLEYAKNTGASPTPMAFSEVYLALQTNSVDGQENPLSAIRAQKFYEVQKYLAMTNHILNDQLYLASGSSMKKLPQNLQDLIKSESEIAAQYHTKLFVDEEASIIDFFKEQGVTVTTPDLEPFRKAMQPFYEVYIKNNGKLGKEALDEINSVR; encoded by the coding sequence ATGAAGAGAGTGTTAAAAGTAGCAGGATTAACGTTAGTTTTTGGAATGGTAGCATTTGGGGCGAATGAAAAAGTTTACAAATTAAAAATGGGGTTAGTTGCAAATACAAGTTCAAATGAATATAAGGCAGCAGAAACTTTCGCAAATCATTTAAAAGAAAAATCAAATGGTCAACTAATAGTAGAGTTATATCCAGGAGCTCAATTAGGTGACGATAGATCGATGCTTGAACAGCTATCTGCTGGGGTTTTAGATTTAGGATTTGCAGAAATTTCAAGATTTAATATATTTTTCCCAGAAGCTCAAGTGTATTCACTTCCATATGTAATTGAAGATTTTGATCATATGAAAAGAGCATCATTTGACACAACTTTTGGTAAAAATTTACAAAAGAAAATAAAAGATAATTTAAATATAGAAATTTTATCACAAGCGTATAATGGAACAAGACAAACTACGTCAAATAGACCAATTAATTCTTTAGAGGATATGAAAGGATTAAAGTTAAGAGTTCCAAGAGCTGATTCAAACTTAGAATATGCTAAAAATACGGGAGCATCACCAACACCAATGGCATTCTCAGAGGTATATTTGGCACTACAAACAAATTCGGTTGATGGTCAAGAAAATCCTTTATCAGCTATAAGAGCTCAAAAATTCTATGAAGTTCAAAAATATTTAGCAATGACTAATCATATATTAAATGATCAACTATATTTAGCAAGTGGGTCTTCAATGAAAAAATTACCTCAAAACTTACAAGATTTAATTAAATCAGAATCTGAAATTGCAGCACAATATCATACAAAGTTATTTGTAGATGAAGAAGCAAGTATAATTGATTTCTTTAAAGAGCAAGGGGTAACAGTTACAACTCCAGATTTAGAACCATTTAGAAAAGCTATGCAACCATTCTATGAAGTATATATAAAAAATAATGGAAAATTAGGAAAAGAAGCTTTAGATGAGATAAATTCAGTAAGATAA